One Paenibacillus riograndensis SBR5 DNA segment encodes these proteins:
- a CDS encoding PadR family transcriptional regulator, with protein sequence MTGYDLKKLIQESSFLYWSGNNNQIYKALVELLNAGFVTNEVRHQDSSPSKKIYTITSSGLAELRKWVVAPPEPPEFKKTFLIQLAWADQLSPDELNVLLAGYEQEVRTQLLLLKGQAGIGNYVNEGNAKGINLWKLIHSNLISTYNNELTWLAELRHELDLT encoded by the coding sequence ATGACCGGGTATGATCTCAAAAAGCTCATTCAGGAATCCTCATTCCTGTATTGGTCCGGCAATAACAATCAAATCTACAAAGCGCTGGTGGAGCTGTTGAACGCGGGTTTTGTAACCAATGAGGTCCGGCACCAGGACAGCTCGCCCTCCAAAAAGATCTATACTATCACATCTTCCGGCCTCGCCGAACTGCGGAAGTGGGTGGTTGCTCCACCAGAGCCGCCGGAATTCAAGAAGACCTTTCTAATCCAGCTTGCTTGGGCGGATCAGTTGAGCCCGGATGAATTGAACGTGCTGCTGGCAGGATATGAGCAGGAAGTGCGCACACAGTTATTGCTCCTGAAAGGCCAGGCTGGCATTGGTAATTATGTGAACGAAGGGAATGCGAAAGGGATCAACCTATGGAAGCTAATTCACAGCAATCTGATCTCAACCTACAACAATGAATTGACCTGGCTCGCGGAATTGCGTCATGAGCTGGATCTAACTTGA
- a CDS encoding carbohydrate ABC transporter permease, with the protein MTLQAKKRWGEVALLAVTVLLAVIFFFPIFFNLMSAFKSNAEIMKDAIAFPKGLYLDSFKYLLTETDFPRAIVNSLILTLVSIVAQVLIIPMAGYAIERRDTRWTKMVFLYFLAGMMIPFQAYMIPLFKELRVFGLYGSLAGPILVYVAGAVGFGCLLYTSFVKGIPKEIEEAAEIDGCSRYGIFWKIVFPLLGPVTASMVVLNGLGIWNDFLMPMLVLPSGEPKTMVVEIYRYIGEFSSRWDMIFAGTAMSVVPVLIVFIALQKYFVKGIASGATKG; encoded by the coding sequence ATGACGCTGCAAGCCAAAAAAAGATGGGGAGAAGTTGCCCTGCTTGCCGTAACGGTCCTGCTGGCTGTTATTTTCTTTTTCCCGATTTTCTTCAACCTGATGTCAGCTTTTAAAAGCAATGCGGAAATCATGAAGGATGCTATTGCCTTCCCCAAAGGACTGTATCTGGACAGCTTCAAGTACCTGTTGACGGAGACGGATTTCCCCAGAGCCATTGTGAACAGCCTGATTCTGACGCTCGTTTCGATCGTGGCCCAGGTGCTGATTATTCCGATGGCGGGGTATGCGATAGAACGCAGGGATACCCGGTGGACGAAGATGGTGTTCCTGTATTTCCTGGCAGGGATGATGATTCCTTTTCAGGCGTATATGATTCCGTTATTCAAAGAACTCCGCGTGTTTGGTCTGTACGGAAGCCTGGCCGGTCCGATCCTGGTCTATGTCGCGGGTGCGGTCGGCTTCGGCTGTCTGCTCTATACCAGCTTTGTCAAAGGGATTCCGAAGGAGATTGAGGAAGCGGCGGAGATTGACGGCTGCAGCCGGTACGGGATCTTCTGGAAAATCGTCTTCCCGCTGCTGGGGCCGGTTACGGCAAGTATGGTCGTGCTGAACGGACTTGGTATCTGGAATGACTTCCTGATGCCGATGCTGGTGCTGCCTTCCGGCGAGCCGAAGACCATGGTCGTGGAAATCTACCGTTATATCGGTGAATTTTCCTCCCGCTGGGATATGATCTTTGCCGGAACCGCAATGTCAGTGGTACCTGTCCTGATCGTGTTCATAGCTTTGCAAAAGTATTTTGTCAAAGGGATAGCTTCGGGGGCGACCAAGGGGTAA
- a CDS encoding ABC transporter substrate-binding protein gives MQKKTITKLSVLLLAATTVLSACGSSNNNSNASGTSGNAAGSPSPDAAATDAKKEVSFSIGYAAGDPATKKAIAATVEAFMKANPNVKIKDISETTSSAYLDWLKTKDAVGEFPDLVEMRDTEVFADAGKIVELPSDLLELFKDPPQVNGKVWNAPMSVNVPQGIIYSKKAYADAGITGLPKTYDEFIAIQEKLKTSGITPIVVGGKDIFHMGFWVNKFLIDEVYTKDPDWNSKRTAKTVSFTDPNVVQAMTDFKDLFTNYVDKGWLSTGDNQTASILVSGKAAQLFSGTWMFSQIQEADPNFEFGFYAVPDREGKVNVIGLPSPAGWSLSAEAAKDADKTQAIKDFIRFFFAPEQYASYLASINAIPSTKENVTYETGEQMQTALDLIADPNVTKSLAINNWWGDNLIPPQFRNWYYKLLQDLVVKNGDVADYMKQADTEYDAQVKANAQ, from the coding sequence ATGCAAAAGAAAACGATAACTAAGCTGTCGGTGCTGCTGCTGGCGGCGACAACGGTCTTGTCGGCTTGCGGAAGCAGTAATAACAACAGCAATGCAAGCGGTACCAGCGGAAATGCGGCTGGCTCGCCATCACCGGATGCCGCTGCCACGGATGCCAAGAAAGAAGTGAGCTTCTCGATCGGGTATGCAGCCGGCGACCCGGCCACCAAAAAAGCGATCGCGGCTACCGTAGAAGCGTTCATGAAAGCCAATCCCAATGTGAAGATCAAAGATATCAGCGAAACGACTTCATCGGCCTATCTGGATTGGCTGAAAACCAAGGATGCTGTAGGCGAATTCCCCGATCTGGTGGAGATGCGTGATACCGAGGTTTTTGCCGATGCCGGTAAAATCGTGGAGCTGCCAAGCGACCTGCTGGAGCTTTTTAAGGACCCGCCTCAGGTTAATGGAAAAGTCTGGAATGCCCCAATGTCCGTAAATGTGCCGCAAGGCATTATTTACAGTAAAAAGGCTTACGCCGATGCCGGAATCACCGGGCTTCCTAAAACCTATGATGAATTCATCGCTATCCAGGAGAAATTGAAGACAAGCGGAATTACGCCAATCGTGGTGGGCGGCAAGGATATTTTCCATATGGGCTTCTGGGTGAACAAGTTTCTGATTGATGAGGTCTATACCAAGGATCCGGACTGGAACTCCAAGCGCACTGCCAAAACTGTCAGCTTCACAGATCCCAATGTCGTTCAAGCCATGACGGATTTCAAGGATTTGTTCACCAATTATGTCGATAAGGGCTGGCTCAGCACAGGAGACAACCAGACGGCCTCCATTCTCGTATCCGGCAAAGCAGCCCAGTTGTTCTCCGGGACCTGGATGTTCTCGCAAATTCAGGAGGCTGACCCGAATTTTGAATTTGGCTTCTATGCCGTTCCTGACCGTGAGGGCAAAGTCAATGTTATCGGTCTGCCGTCACCCGCCGGATGGTCGCTGTCTGCTGAGGCTGCCAAGGACGCCGACAAAACACAGGCCATTAAGGATTTCATCCGTTTTTTCTTTGCGCCTGAGCAGTATGCCTCTTACCTGGCCAGCATCAATGCCATTCCATCCACGAAAGAGAACGTGACCTACGAAACCGGCGAGCAAATGCAGACAGCCCTGGACCTGATTGCCGATCCTAACGTAACCAAGTCCCTGGCGATCAACAACTGGTGGGGGGACAATCTGATTCCGCCGCAATTCCGCAACTGGTATTACAAGCTGCTGCAGGATTTAGTTGTGAAAAACGGCGATGTAGCCGATTACATGAAGCAAGCGGACACGGAATACGACGCCCAGGTCAAAGCCAACGCACAATAA
- a CDS encoding carbohydrate ABC transporter permease, with product MATAAERTDKPLTAAIPQKKRKWQSYALLFILPSFLIYTLFVIVPTVGSIYLSFTSWDGISEDVRYIGFANFAEIWQSPRVHNALKNTLVMTVSLVLLENIAAILLAVLVDKVRWFRNLFRSVFYFPTLLSGIVMGFVWAMILNYNFGVFNQILDAIGLGSWVVDWLGNPKYAMISIILSTVWKGAGYYMIIYLAGLQGIPAELNEAASIDGASGFQQFRHITFPLLAGSMTVCLVLSMISALKIFDQIAVMTDGGPGFETETLTYIIYKVGFGELRQGFGTALAMVLFLIIMLITVIQVKFLRKREVQM from the coding sequence ATGGCTACAGCAGCAGAAAGAACAGACAAGCCGCTAACGGCAGCCATACCACAGAAAAAGAGGAAGTGGCAGTCCTACGCACTGTTGTTTATACTACCATCGTTTTTAATTTATACCTTGTTTGTTATCGTACCTACGGTTGGAAGCATCTATTTGAGCTTTACTTCATGGGACGGCATCAGCGAGGACGTCCGGTATATCGGCTTCGCCAATTTTGCGGAGATCTGGCAAAGTCCCCGGGTTCATAACGCGTTGAAGAACACATTGGTCATGACGGTCAGCCTGGTGCTGCTGGAGAATATTGCGGCAATCCTACTGGCTGTGCTGGTGGATAAGGTCCGCTGGTTCCGCAATTTGTTCAGAAGTGTTTTTTATTTCCCTACACTCCTCAGCGGCATTGTTATGGGTTTTGTCTGGGCGATGATTCTGAACTACAATTTCGGTGTGTTCAATCAGATTCTGGACGCCATCGGACTGGGAAGCTGGGTGGTCGACTGGCTCGGCAATCCGAAATATGCGATGATATCGATTATTTTGTCTACGGTTTGGAAGGGTGCAGGCTATTATATGATCATCTATCTGGCAGGGCTGCAGGGCATTCCAGCCGAGCTGAATGAAGCGGCAAGCATTGACGGGGCAAGCGGGTTTCAGCAGTTCCGCCATATTACTTTCCCGCTGCTCGCCGGTTCGATGACGGTATGTCTGGTCCTCTCGATGATCAGCGCGCTGAAGATTTTTGATCAGATCGCGGTAATGACCGATGGAGGTCCGGGCTTCGAGACGGAGACATTAACCTATATTATTTATAAGGTAGGCTTTGGTGAATTAAGGCAGGGCTTTGGTACGGCGCTCGCCATGGTGCTGTTCCTGATCATCATGCTTATCACTGTCATCCAAGTGAAATTCCTCCGGAAACGGGAGGTGCAGATGTAA
- a CDS encoding glycoside hydrolase family 52 protein — protein MPKNQFFNAHHSPIGAFASFTLGFKGAAGGFDLEAGKPPRQSIFIGLARKDGNGYDTLPFHEQGGDDESKRYDIENPDPNPDKPRILHPFADEEITRNFSLSVDSWSAGDLTFRIYSPVRAVPDPETASEEELKQILLPALLVELEVDNTASPSARRAFFGFQGNDPYSAMRRLDDMQSGLTGVGQGRFLAIAAEQGTGVKSALHFTMEDILLAELEENWTFGLGHVGAQVIEVPPGVKQCYRFAVCFHRSGFVTTGMDASYYYNRYFSNVESVAEYALAHFAEIKQQAVQANAMLEDSGLSEDQTFMLAHAIRSYYGSTQLLDYNQKPFWIVNEGEYRMMNTFDLTVDQLFYELRMNPWTVRNELDMFVERYSYTDTVRFPGDETDYPGGISFTHDMGVANAVSRAGYSAYEMYGIDGCFSHMTHEQLVNWVLSSAVYLEHTGDRSWMERNLGVLEDCLTSMVNRDHPEPGQRNGVMGLDSSRTMGGAEITTYDSLDVSLGQARNNIYLAGKCWAAYLAMEKIFREAGKPELSATAGDQAERCAATIVVSVTEDGYIPAVIGEGNDSKIIPAIEGLVFPYFTGCREALERDGRFAGYMAALERHLQAVLVKGVCLFEDGGWKISSTSNNSWLSKIYLSQFIARQILGLEWTESGSEADRAHVEWLTHPELSVWSWSDQIISGEITGSKYYPRGVTAILWLDEQ, from the coding sequence ATGCCGAAGAATCAATTTTTTAATGCCCATCATTCACCTATTGGAGCGTTTGCGAGCTTTACCCTGGGCTTCAAAGGAGCCGCAGGCGGCTTCGATCTGGAGGCCGGCAAGCCGCCCAGACAGAGCATATTTATCGGACTTGCCCGGAAGGACGGCAACGGCTATGATACATTGCCTTTTCATGAGCAGGGCGGGGATGATGAGAGCAAGCGCTATGATATTGAAAACCCCGATCCCAATCCGGACAAACCAAGAATTCTCCATCCGTTCGCGGATGAAGAGATTACCCGTAATTTCAGCCTCAGCGTAGACAGCTGGTCGGCAGGGGATTTAACCTTCCGCATTTACTCACCGGTAAGGGCGGTCCCCGATCCGGAAACGGCCTCAGAGGAGGAGTTGAAGCAGATTCTGCTTCCGGCTCTGCTGGTGGAGCTGGAAGTGGATAATACCGCAAGCCCATCGGCCAGACGCGCCTTTTTCGGCTTCCAGGGCAATGATCCCTACAGCGCGATGAGACGGCTGGATGATATGCAGTCCGGGCTAACCGGAGTAGGCCAGGGCAGATTTCTGGCCATCGCGGCAGAGCAGGGAACCGGCGTGAAATCGGCACTGCATTTCACGATGGAAGACATCCTGCTGGCAGAGCTGGAGGAGAACTGGACCTTTGGTCTGGGCCACGTAGGCGCACAAGTGATTGAGGTGCCACCGGGAGTGAAGCAGTGCTACCGTTTCGCTGTCTGCTTCCACCGTTCCGGCTTTGTAACCACCGGGATGGACGCATCCTATTACTATAACCGTTATTTCAGCAATGTTGAGTCTGTTGCGGAGTATGCTTTGGCACACTTTGCGGAGATTAAGCAGCAGGCCGTACAAGCCAATGCCATGCTGGAGGATTCAGGGCTCAGCGAAGACCAGACCTTCATGCTTGCCCATGCGATCCGCAGCTATTACGGTTCTACCCAATTGCTGGATTATAACCAAAAACCGTTCTGGATCGTGAACGAAGGCGAATACCGCATGATGAATACCTTCGACCTTACGGTCGACCAGTTGTTCTATGAGCTGCGGATGAACCCGTGGACCGTGCGCAATGAACTGGATATGTTCGTGGAGCGGTACAGCTATACAGATACCGTCCGTTTCCCCGGCGACGAGACGGATTATCCCGGTGGCATCAGCTTTACTCATGATATGGGAGTGGCCAATGCGGTGTCGCGTGCAGGTTATTCGGCTTATGAGATGTATGGCATTGACGGCTGCTTTTCACATATGACCCATGAACAGCTTGTCAACTGGGTGCTTAGCAGCGCGGTGTATCTGGAGCATACGGGGGACCGTTCCTGGATGGAACGGAATCTGGGCGTGCTGGAAGACTGCCTCACCAGCATGGTCAACCGCGACCACCCTGAACCCGGACAGCGCAACGGCGTCATGGGTCTGGACAGCTCGCGCACGATGGGCGGGGCGGAGATCACAACCTATGACAGCCTGGATGTATCGCTCGGGCAGGCCCGGAACAATATTTACCTAGCCGGAAAATGCTGGGCGGCTTATCTTGCAATGGAAAAGATTTTCCGCGAGGCAGGAAAGCCGGAACTGTCCGCTACCGCCGGGGATCAGGCTGAACGCTGCGCTGCAACGATTGTGGTAAGTGTTACGGAGGACGGCTACATTCCGGCAGTCATCGGTGAAGGCAACGACTCCAAGATCATCCCGGCCATCGAAGGGCTGGTATTCCCGTACTTTACAGGCTGCAGAGAAGCGCTGGAACGGGATGGACGTTTCGCCGGATATATGGCTGCCTTGGAGCGGCACCTGCAGGCGGTGCTCGTCAAGGGAGTCTGCCTGTTCGAAGACGGCGGCTGGAAAATCTCCTCGACCAGCAACAACAGCTGGCTGAGCAAAATCTACCTCAGCCAGTTCATCGCCCGCCAGATTCTGGGCCTGGAGTGGACAGAGAGCGGCAGTGAAGCGGACCGGGCACATGTGGAGTGGCTTACGCATCCGGAACTGTCGGTCTGGAGCTGGAGCGACCAGATCATCTCCGGTGAAATCACGGGAAGCAAATATTATCCGCGCGGGGTCACAGCCATTTTGTGGCTGGATGAGCAATGA
- a CDS encoding helix-turn-helix domain-containing protein — MNVNFPGIEHSLDGRMSPDLQAAFHIYAAHWRKVNAQWQYPEHTHPMFEINLVLQGRQHMTVGGQAYLQECGDILFIRPGVRHASLGADAAGDMTYYCLHFDIDDLSLRRTLLTMDAVSLSGESPVLLAIRSALDVMIRTAILTEAEDAQRNRLVRLNASLQLFAALSAWVLSETPAATRSAQPGVTENTVALANAVEGLLQESVFTAAATGSRGGGIEDIAARLGYSPNHCNRAFRHIYGMSPRQYLSGLIIRHAKLMLLDNSLSVEAIAHRLGYRDVSHFSKQFKRWTGLPPMAYRQLTAESK; from the coding sequence ATGAACGTGAATTTTCCCGGCATTGAACATTCTTTAGACGGCCGCATGTCCCCGGATCTGCAGGCGGCTTTTCACATCTACGCCGCCCATTGGCGCAAAGTCAACGCGCAGTGGCAATACCCCGAGCATACCCATCCAATGTTCGAAATCAACCTTGTGCTGCAGGGAAGGCAGCACATGACTGTTGGCGGGCAAGCCTATTTGCAAGAATGCGGAGACATCCTGTTCATCCGCCCCGGAGTCAGACATGCCAGTCTTGGAGCTGATGCTGCCGGGGACATGACCTATTATTGCCTGCATTTTGATATCGATGATCTGTCGCTGCGGCGTACACTCCTGACGATGGATGCCGTCAGCCTCAGCGGCGAATCACCCGTGCTGCTGGCGATCCGCTCAGCGCTGGATGTGATGATCCGCACGGCGATTCTCACGGAGGCTGAAGATGCCCAGCGGAACCGGCTGGTGAGGCTGAACGCCTCCCTGCAGCTGTTCGCTGCACTCAGCGCATGGGTGCTGTCCGAGACCCCTGCGGCCACGCGCAGCGCACAGCCGGGGGTTACAGAGAATACCGTCGCTCTTGCGAATGCAGTGGAAGGCTTGCTGCAGGAATCGGTCTTTACAGCCGCAGCGACGGGCAGCAGAGGCGGCGGCATTGAGGACATTGCCGCACGGCTGGGCTACAGCCCGAACCACTGCAACCGGGCATTCCGGCATATATATGGAATGTCGCCCAGACAATACCTCTCCGGTCTGATTATCCGCCACGCAAAGCTGATGCTGCTGGACAACAGCCTGTCTGTCGAGGCCATCGCCCACCGGCTCGGCTACCGCGATGTCTCCCATTTCAGCAAGCAGTTCAAGCGCTGGACCGGCCTGCCGCCCATGGCTTACCGCCAGCTGACCGCAGAGTCCAAATAG
- a CDS encoding cache domain-containing sensor histidine kinase gives MSVLIWGRRSKSIFVKFSASFLLVGLIPLLALSFFSVKTFSGYVERYTTSNLQQMVLYMSYNLNSAFNQYNEISKLMYTGRYEGFIDSYKQDQTANVNELEQINTIPIDSFLKTVLFSDPYISSAVFVRQSDGKLYSQEKENRSLDTNSFPAAEWLETMAPKPSAVAIFPTHTDQYFFRSNRKVFTIGRSLIDTSGKVTQAPKVVGTLFLDIDISLFEQFFRELSLGAKDELYLLDGEGHVYFSNQNLPEGAVAAAVQTNREMIGLSEDIPFLNGRVIARIHRGSLFEQLLSVRAAVYIAIMICAFVMVVMGAWFSRRLAAPIREIIRQMTVVESGRLDTRLSVNTNDEMGRLAHGFNRMVERLQIHIDEAYVAQIKQKQTELNALKSQIRPHYLYNTLEVIRMNAVDKEAGEVADMILALSNELKYVIDYGEDRASIRSELEHLQNYFYIISVRFENRYELVLDIAPEVQLDWPILKLSLQPIVENAVQHGLRQQGKGTVGITVEKKDRVLAVTIYDDGVGMSREALARITRTLEEPEAPSKNVGLKNVHERIRSTFGEAYGLSINSREHVGTSITLLFPVID, from the coding sequence ATGTCCGTGCTGATCTGGGGGCGAAGATCCAAAAGTATTTTCGTCAAATTCTCGGCATCATTTCTGCTCGTGGGACTGATTCCCCTGCTGGCGCTCAGTTTCTTCTCCGTGAAGACCTTCTCCGGTTATGTGGAGCGGTATACCACCAGCAATCTGCAGCAAATGGTGCTGTATATGAGCTATAATCTGAACTCGGCGTTTAACCAGTACAATGAAATCTCCAAGCTGATGTATACCGGGCGTTATGAAGGTTTTATTGACAGCTATAAGCAGGACCAGACCGCCAATGTCAATGAGCTGGAGCAGATCAACACCATTCCGATCGACTCTTTTCTAAAAACAGTGCTGTTCAGTGACCCGTATATTTCAAGCGCCGTGTTTGTCCGCCAGTCCGACGGCAAGCTGTATTCCCAGGAAAAAGAAAACAGATCGCTGGATACGAATTCGTTTCCCGCAGCCGAATGGCTGGAGACGATGGCTCCCAAGCCGTCGGCAGTGGCTATCTTTCCTACACATACAGACCAGTATTTCTTCCGCTCTAACCGAAAGGTGTTCACGATTGGACGCAGCCTGATTGATACCTCAGGAAAAGTGACCCAAGCTCCCAAGGTGGTAGGCACGCTGTTTCTGGATATAGATATTTCGCTGTTTGAACAATTTTTCAGGGAGCTGAGCCTTGGCGCCAAGGATGAGCTGTATCTTCTGGATGGGGAAGGCCATGTCTACTTCAGCAATCAGAATCTGCCGGAAGGAGCGGTTGCAGCCGCCGTTCAGACGAACCGTGAGATGATCGGGCTTAGCGAGGATATTCCGTTTCTCAATGGCAGGGTGATTGCCCGGATTCACCGCGGCAGCCTGTTCGAGCAGCTGTTATCGGTCAGAGCGGCTGTCTACATTGCCATTATGATTTGTGCTTTTGTGATGGTTGTGATGGGGGCGTGGTTTTCCAGGCGCCTGGCGGCGCCGATCCGCGAAATAATCAGGCAGATGACCGTTGTGGAGTCCGGTAGGCTGGATACCCGGCTGTCTGTGAACACGAACGATGAAATGGGCAGGCTCGCTCACGGGTTCAACCGGATGGTGGAGCGGCTTCAGATCCATATTGACGAGGCGTATGTAGCCCAAATCAAGCAAAAGCAGACGGAGCTGAATGCGCTGAAAAGCCAGATCCGGCCGCATTATTTGTATAATACGCTTGAAGTGATCCGGATGAATGCTGTGGATAAGGAAGCCGGAGAGGTCGCGGATATGATTCTGGCCTTATCCAACGAACTGAAATATGTCATAGATTATGGAGAAGACCGGGCAAGCATCCGCAGCGAGCTGGAGCATCTGCAGAATTATTTTTACATTATATCTGTCCGTTTCGAGAACCGTTATGAGCTTGTTCTGGATATTGCCCCGGAGGTTCAGCTGGATTGGCCGATCCTGAAGCTTTCGCTCCAGCCGATTGTCGAGAATGCCGTCCAGCATGGGCTTCGTCAACAAGGAAAGGGGACAGTAGGGATTACGGTGGAAAAGAAAGACCGGGTGCTGGCGGTCACCATCTATGATGATGGCGTCGGCATGAGCCGGGAAGCTCTGGCGAGGATTACCCGGACACTGGAGGAACCGGAAGCGCCCAGCAAAAATGTGGGTCTGAAAAACGTGCATGAGCGCATACGCTCGACGTTTGGCGAGGCCTACGGGCTGTCCATCAACAGCCGGGAGCATGTCGGCACCTCTATCACACTGTTGTTCCCGGTAATAGACTGA
- a CDS encoding ABC transporter substrate-binding protein, giving the protein MQKKKWMRLQAVLLVLLAAILFLTACRDSGTGNSSVTAGGAGAHKEVHFSIAYAAGDPATKQAIAATIEAFMQAHPDIIIQDSSELSSSAYLDWLKIKDAVGEFPDLVEIRDTDAFASAGKIVELPSGLLELFGNLPQVNGKVWNAPLFVSAPQGIIYSKQAYARAGITRLPQTYGEFLDIQEKLKAGGMTPLVVGAKDIFHLGFWVNKFLIDEVYARDPDWNAKRTAKQVSFMDRNVVQAMTDFKELFLTDVNEGWLGTNDNQTASMLTSGNAAQLYSGTWMFSQIEEADPDFEYGFYALPDRRGKRNVVGLPSPTGWSLSAEAAKDTEKTEAIQEFIRFFFAPEPYSKFLASINGLPSTKEKVTYDTGEQMQEALKLMADPDVTKSLMINNWWGDNLIPPDFRNWFYKLLEEMILTDGDVSEYMKRADREYDRQVQDNQL; this is encoded by the coding sequence ATGCAGAAGAAAAAATGGATGCGGCTGCAAGCTGTACTGCTTGTACTGCTGGCGGCTATCCTCTTCCTGACTGCCTGCAGGGATAGCGGGACAGGGAATTCATCCGTCACTGCAGGCGGAGCGGGAGCGCATAAGGAAGTGCATTTCAGCATCGCATATGCTGCGGGGGACCCGGCTACCAAGCAGGCCATCGCGGCCACCATTGAGGCCTTCATGCAAGCCCATCCGGATATCATCATCCAGGACAGCAGCGAGCTGTCCTCCAGCGCATATCTGGATTGGCTGAAGATCAAGGATGCGGTAGGCGAGTTTCCGGATCTGGTGGAAATCCGGGATACCGATGCTTTTGCCAGTGCGGGAAAAATCGTGGAGCTGCCCTCCGGGCTGCTGGAGCTGTTCGGCAATCTGCCGCAGGTGAACGGGAAGGTATGGAACGCTCCTCTGTTCGTAAGTGCGCCGCAGGGAATTATATATAGTAAACAAGCATATGCCCGTGCGGGAATTACCCGGCTGCCGCAAACTTATGGCGAATTCCTGGACATCCAGGAGAAGTTGAAGGCCGGCGGAATGACACCCCTGGTGGTTGGAGCCAAGGATATTTTTCACCTGGGCTTCTGGGTGAACAAGTTCCTGATCGATGAAGTCTATGCCAGGGACCCGGACTGGAACGCCAAACGCACGGCGAAGCAGGTCAGCTTCATGGACCGGAATGTGGTTCAGGCGATGACAGATTTCAAGGAGCTATTCCTGACAGACGTCAACGAAGGCTGGCTGGGCACCAATGATAACCAAACCGCCTCTATGCTTACCTCAGGCAATGCTGCTCAGCTCTATTCGGGAACATGGATGTTCTCGCAGATCGAGGAAGCTGATCCCGATTTTGAGTATGGCTTCTACGCGCTGCCTGACCGCCGCGGCAAACGGAATGTAGTGGGGCTGCCCTCGCCAACCGGCTGGTCGCTCTCGGCTGAAGCCGCCAAGGATACGGAGAAAACGGAAGCGATTCAGGAATTCATCCGCTTTTTCTTTGCGCCTGAACCGTACTCGAAATTTCTGGCCAGCATCAATGGGCTGCCCTCCACGAAGGAGAAGGTAACCTATGATACGGGCGAGCAGATGCAGGAAGCCCTGAAACTGATGGCCGATCCGGATGTGACCAAATCGCTGATGATTAACAACTGGTGGGGGGATAATCTGATCCCGCCGGATTTCCGCAACTGGTTTTATAAACTGCTGGAGGAGATGATCCTTACTGACGGCGATGTCAGCGAATATATGAAACGGGCAGACCGGGAATATGACCGCCAGGTGCAGGACAATCAGCTGTGA